A genome region from Erigeron canadensis isolate Cc75 chromosome 3, C_canadensis_v1, whole genome shotgun sequence includes the following:
- the LOC122591309 gene encoding kinesin-like protein KIN-14I isoform X2 codes for MATDTALSFSVASVMEDVLHQHGNLPRDLDLDSRRAEEAATRRYEAAGWLRKTIGVVGARELPAQPSEEEFRLALRSGLILCYAINKVEPGAVSKVVESPCDSGVVPDGAALSVFQCFENVRNFLVAVGQMGLPTFEPSDLEQGGKSSRIVNCVLALKSFSEWKQTGGNGVCKFGGNVKPFTSGKNFLRKNSEPFKTSLPRNISMNESPMNAQLSEAENNKMPSSSLNKLVREVLSDKKPDEVPILVESVLSKVMEEFEHRIANLELKNAAAKDTPTENRTHVNQTFDDMKMEAKKFTPLKKDQNLHMNSISDEEKKSRHLKYQMAFGIQERDIKKLKQTISTTKAGMQFMQMKFHEEIQNLGLHIHGLASAASGYHRVLEENRKLYNQVQDLKGNIRVYCRVRPGRLDSKSVVDNIEEGTITIDAPAKYGKGCRSFSFNKVFGPSATQAEVFADTRPLIRSVLDGYNVCIFAYGQTGSGKTHTMTGPKDLTENSRGVNYRALSDLFLLAEQRKDTLQYDVSVQMIEIYNEQVRDLLVTEGLNKRLEIRNNSQNGFNVPDASLVHVASMYDVIDLMNLGQRNRVVGATALNDRSSRSHSCLTVHVRGRDLTSGAVLRGCMHLVDLAGSERVDKSEATGDRLKEAQHINKSLSALGDVISSLAQKNSHVPYRNSKLTQLLQDSLGGQAKTLMFVHISPELNAVGETLSTLKFAERVATVELGAAQVHKDSSDVKDLKEQIANLKAALAKKEEDQEGIQHKVSGSPGCKLPSRSPHNLHCTDSYPEPKSHKKPRADVGNTEIGKKSRLRQKTQSFDLDELLANSPPWPPVSSPGETYLEEDRDMNSGNWVDKVMVNKQDLARCWEAENAVISDTFYQKYVLDSSKLYSEQTYTTFEGGNGYDIATTDGVDELDAATSDSSEPDLLWQFNQSKLPTMSRLNNSNAKVAKTTKTPDQSRSTIPRLGLSPSQKVTNLSSHPQAPQRGGRLVTAVEMKKRNGNRK; via the exons ATGGCAACTGATACTGCATTGTCGTTTTCGGTTGCTTCTGTTATGGAAGATGTTCTTCACCAACACGGTAATTTACCTCGTGATCTCGACTTGGATTCTCGTCGAGCCGAAGAAgctg CAACGAGAAGGTATGAAGCTGCGGGTTGGCTAAGAAAAACGATTGGAGTTGTTGGGGCAAGAGAATTGCCTGCACAGCCTTCTGAGGAGGAATTTAGGCTTGCTTTGAGAAGTGGACTGATTCTGTGTTACGCGATCAATAAGGTTGAACCAGGAGCTGTGTCTAAG GTGGTTGAAAGTCCATGTGATTCGGGCGTTGTGCCTGATGGAGCAGCTTTATCCGTTTTCCAGTGTTTTGAAAATGTCAGAAATTTTTTGGTAGCTGTTGGGCAAATGGGACTGCCTACCTTTGAGCCATCTGATTTGGAACAA gGAGGCAAGTCATCAAGAATTGTCAATTGTGTTCTAGCGCTAAAATCCTTTAGTGAGTGGAAACAAACAGGTGGTAACGGGGTTTGTAAGTTTGGTGGAAATGTGAAACCGTTCACATCTGGCAAGAACTTCCTACGCAAAAATTCAGAACCGTTCAAAACCTCCTTACCGAGAAATATTTCGATGAATGAATCACCAATGAATGCGCAGTTAAGCGAGGCTGAGAATAACAAAATG CCTAGTTCATCCTTAAATAAGCTTGTTCGTGAAGTTCTATCAGATAAGAAACCGGACGAAGTTCCCATT CTCGTAGAATCCGTGCTAAGTAAGGTCATGGAAGAGTTTGAACATCGCATTGCTAATCTTGAACTG AAAAATGCAGCTGCTAAAGATACCCCTACTGAAAACAGGACTCATGTAAACCAAACTTTTGATGATATGAAG ATGGAAGCCAAAAAATTCACACCTTTAAAGAAAGATCAGAACTTACATATGAACTCTATCTcggatgaagaaaagaaaagtagaCATCTGAAATATCAAATGGCTTTTGGTATACAAGAAAGAGATATCAAG AAACTGAAACAAACTATCTCTACCACAAAAGCTGGGATGCAGTTCATGCAAATGAAATTCCATGAAGAAATTCAGAATCTCG GTCTGCACATTCATGGTCTCGCCAGTGCTGCTTCGGGATATCATAGAGTTCTTGAGGAAAACCGAAAGCTATATAATCAGGTCCAAGATCTTAAAG GAAATATTAGAGTTTATTGTCGGGTGAGACCCGGAAGATTGGACTCCAAGAGTGTCGTGGATAACATCGAAGAAGGAACGATTACCATTGACGCCCCAGCAAAGTATGGAAAAGGATGCAGATCATTCTCTTTTAACAAAGTATTTGGTCCCTCGGCAACCCAAG CGGAGGTTTTTGCAGATACTCGACCTCTCATTCGCTCTGTTCTTGATGGctataatgtatgtatatttgcATATGGTCAAACTGGATCCGGGAAAACACATACAATG ACAGGACCAAAGGATCTTACAGAGAACAGTCGAGGAGTTAATTATAGGGCATTAAGTGACTTGTTTCTTCTCGCAGAACAGAGGAAAGATACCCTTCAATATGATGTCTCTGTTCAAATGATTGAGATTTATAATGAGCAAGTTCGGGATCTGCTTGTTACCGAGGGTTTAAACAAAAg ATTAGAAATTCGTAACAATTCTCAGAATGGATTCAATGTTCCAGATGCTAGCCTGGTTCATGTTGCATCAATGTATGATGTTATTGATTTAATGAACCTTGGGCAACGAAATCGTGTTGTCGGTGCAACTGCTCTCAATGATCGTAGCAGTCGCTCCCACAG TTGTTTGACTGTACATGTCCGAGGGAGAGATCTAACATCTGGAGCTGTTCTCCGTGGTTGTATGCATTTGGTTGATCTAGCAGGGAGTGAAAGGGTGGACAAATCTGAAGCGACTGGAGACAGATTGAAAGAGGCACAGCATATCAACAAATCTCTTTCAGCATTAGGAGATGTGATTTCATCTCTTGCCCAAAAGAATTCACACGTGCCTTACAGAAACAGCAAACTTACTCAGCTACTTCAAGATTCACTTG GAGGGCAGGCAAAGACACTGATGTTTGTTCACATAAGCCCAGAACTGAATGCTGTTGGAGAAACACTTAGCACACTTAAGTTTGCTGAGCGGGTTGCAACTGTCGAACTAGGTGCAGCGCAAGTACATAAAGATAGTTCAGATGTAAAAGACCTCAAGGAACAG ATTGCCAATCTCAAGGCGGCTCTGGCAAAGAAAGAAGAGGACCAAGAGGGCATACAACATAAAGTATCCGGAAGTCCAGGTTGCAAGCTACCATCCCGTTCCCCTCATAACTTACATTGCACAGATTCCTACCCTGAGCCAAAGAGTCACAAGAAACCCAGGGCAGATGTAGGCAATACTGAG ATAGGAAAAAAATCTAGGTTAAGGCAGAAGACACAAAGCTTTGATTTAGATGAATTATTAGCAAATTCACCCCCATGGCCTCCCGTAAGCAGTCCTGGCGAAACGTATCTAGAGGAAGATAGAGACATGAACTCTGGTAACTGGGTTGATAAGGTAATGGTAAACAAGCAAGATCTTGCACGCTGCTGGGAAGCAGAAAATGCTGTGATTTCTGATACATTTTACCAAAAGTATGTCCTGGATTCTTCCAAATTATATTCGGAACAGACCTATACCACATTTGAAGGTGGAAATGGCTATGACATTGCGACTACTGATGGTGTGGATGAACTTGATGCTGCCACTAGCGACTCATCTGAACCTGATCTGCTTTGGCAATTCAATCAATCTAAACTTCCGACAATGTCAAGACTTAACAACTCGAATGCAAAGGTAGCAAAGACAACAAAGACCCCAGATCAAAG CAGATCAACAATTCCGAGACTTGGGCTTTCACCTTCTCAGAAA
- the LOC122591309 gene encoding kinesin-like protein KIN-14I isoform X1, translating to MATDTALSFSVASVMEDVLHQHGNLPRDLDLDSRRAEEAATRRYEAAGWLRKTIGVVGARELPAQPSEEEFRLALRSGLILCYAINKVEPGAVSKVVESPCDSGVVPDGAALSVFQCFENVRNFLVAVGQMGLPTFEPSDLEQGGKSSRIVNCVLALKSFSEWKQTGGNGVCKFGGNVKPFTSGKNFLRKNSEPFKTSLPRNISMNESPMNAQLSEAENNKMPSSSLNKLVREVLSDKKPDEVPILVESVLSKVMEEFEHRIANLELKNAAAKDTPTENRTHVNQTFDDMKMEAKKFTPLKKDQNLHMNSISDEEKKSRHLKYQMAFGIQERDIKKLKQTISTTKAGMQFMQMKFHEEIQNLGLHIHGLASAASGYHRVLEENRKLYNQVQDLKGNIRVYCRVRPGRLDSKSVVDNIEEGTITIDAPAKYGKGCRSFSFNKVFGPSATQAEVFADTRPLIRSVLDGYNVCIFAYGQTGSGKTHTMTGPKDLTENSRGVNYRALSDLFLLAEQRKDTLQYDVSVQMIEIYNEQVRDLLVTEGLNKRLEIRNNSQNGFNVPDASLVHVASMYDVIDLMNLGQRNRVVGATALNDRSSRSHSCLTVHVRGRDLTSGAVLRGCMHLVDLAGSERVDKSEATGDRLKEAQHINKSLSALGDVISSLAQKNSHVPYRNSKLTQLLQDSLGGQAKTLMFVHISPELNAVGETLSTLKFAERVATVELGAAQVHKDSSDVKDLKEQIANLKAALAKKEEDQEGIQHKVSGSPGCKLPSRSPHNLHCTDSYPEPKSHKKPRADVGNTEIGKKSRLRQKTQSFDLDELLANSPPWPPVSSPGETYLEEDRDMNSGNWVDKVMVNKQDLARCWEAENAVISDTFYQKYVLDSSKLYSEQTYTTFEGGNGYDIATTDGVDELDAATSDSSEPDLLWQFNQSKLPTMSRLNNSNAKVAKTTKTPDQSSRSTIPRLGLSPSQKVTNLSSHPQAPQRGGRLVTAVEMKKRNGNRK from the exons ATGGCAACTGATACTGCATTGTCGTTTTCGGTTGCTTCTGTTATGGAAGATGTTCTTCACCAACACGGTAATTTACCTCGTGATCTCGACTTGGATTCTCGTCGAGCCGAAGAAgctg CAACGAGAAGGTATGAAGCTGCGGGTTGGCTAAGAAAAACGATTGGAGTTGTTGGGGCAAGAGAATTGCCTGCACAGCCTTCTGAGGAGGAATTTAGGCTTGCTTTGAGAAGTGGACTGATTCTGTGTTACGCGATCAATAAGGTTGAACCAGGAGCTGTGTCTAAG GTGGTTGAAAGTCCATGTGATTCGGGCGTTGTGCCTGATGGAGCAGCTTTATCCGTTTTCCAGTGTTTTGAAAATGTCAGAAATTTTTTGGTAGCTGTTGGGCAAATGGGACTGCCTACCTTTGAGCCATCTGATTTGGAACAA gGAGGCAAGTCATCAAGAATTGTCAATTGTGTTCTAGCGCTAAAATCCTTTAGTGAGTGGAAACAAACAGGTGGTAACGGGGTTTGTAAGTTTGGTGGAAATGTGAAACCGTTCACATCTGGCAAGAACTTCCTACGCAAAAATTCAGAACCGTTCAAAACCTCCTTACCGAGAAATATTTCGATGAATGAATCACCAATGAATGCGCAGTTAAGCGAGGCTGAGAATAACAAAATG CCTAGTTCATCCTTAAATAAGCTTGTTCGTGAAGTTCTATCAGATAAGAAACCGGACGAAGTTCCCATT CTCGTAGAATCCGTGCTAAGTAAGGTCATGGAAGAGTTTGAACATCGCATTGCTAATCTTGAACTG AAAAATGCAGCTGCTAAAGATACCCCTACTGAAAACAGGACTCATGTAAACCAAACTTTTGATGATATGAAG ATGGAAGCCAAAAAATTCACACCTTTAAAGAAAGATCAGAACTTACATATGAACTCTATCTcggatgaagaaaagaaaagtagaCATCTGAAATATCAAATGGCTTTTGGTATACAAGAAAGAGATATCAAG AAACTGAAACAAACTATCTCTACCACAAAAGCTGGGATGCAGTTCATGCAAATGAAATTCCATGAAGAAATTCAGAATCTCG GTCTGCACATTCATGGTCTCGCCAGTGCTGCTTCGGGATATCATAGAGTTCTTGAGGAAAACCGAAAGCTATATAATCAGGTCCAAGATCTTAAAG GAAATATTAGAGTTTATTGTCGGGTGAGACCCGGAAGATTGGACTCCAAGAGTGTCGTGGATAACATCGAAGAAGGAACGATTACCATTGACGCCCCAGCAAAGTATGGAAAAGGATGCAGATCATTCTCTTTTAACAAAGTATTTGGTCCCTCGGCAACCCAAG CGGAGGTTTTTGCAGATACTCGACCTCTCATTCGCTCTGTTCTTGATGGctataatgtatgtatatttgcATATGGTCAAACTGGATCCGGGAAAACACATACAATG ACAGGACCAAAGGATCTTACAGAGAACAGTCGAGGAGTTAATTATAGGGCATTAAGTGACTTGTTTCTTCTCGCAGAACAGAGGAAAGATACCCTTCAATATGATGTCTCTGTTCAAATGATTGAGATTTATAATGAGCAAGTTCGGGATCTGCTTGTTACCGAGGGTTTAAACAAAAg ATTAGAAATTCGTAACAATTCTCAGAATGGATTCAATGTTCCAGATGCTAGCCTGGTTCATGTTGCATCAATGTATGATGTTATTGATTTAATGAACCTTGGGCAACGAAATCGTGTTGTCGGTGCAACTGCTCTCAATGATCGTAGCAGTCGCTCCCACAG TTGTTTGACTGTACATGTCCGAGGGAGAGATCTAACATCTGGAGCTGTTCTCCGTGGTTGTATGCATTTGGTTGATCTAGCAGGGAGTGAAAGGGTGGACAAATCTGAAGCGACTGGAGACAGATTGAAAGAGGCACAGCATATCAACAAATCTCTTTCAGCATTAGGAGATGTGATTTCATCTCTTGCCCAAAAGAATTCACACGTGCCTTACAGAAACAGCAAACTTACTCAGCTACTTCAAGATTCACTTG GAGGGCAGGCAAAGACACTGATGTTTGTTCACATAAGCCCAGAACTGAATGCTGTTGGAGAAACACTTAGCACACTTAAGTTTGCTGAGCGGGTTGCAACTGTCGAACTAGGTGCAGCGCAAGTACATAAAGATAGTTCAGATGTAAAAGACCTCAAGGAACAG ATTGCCAATCTCAAGGCGGCTCTGGCAAAGAAAGAAGAGGACCAAGAGGGCATACAACATAAAGTATCCGGAAGTCCAGGTTGCAAGCTACCATCCCGTTCCCCTCATAACTTACATTGCACAGATTCCTACCCTGAGCCAAAGAGTCACAAGAAACCCAGGGCAGATGTAGGCAATACTGAG ATAGGAAAAAAATCTAGGTTAAGGCAGAAGACACAAAGCTTTGATTTAGATGAATTATTAGCAAATTCACCCCCATGGCCTCCCGTAAGCAGTCCTGGCGAAACGTATCTAGAGGAAGATAGAGACATGAACTCTGGTAACTGGGTTGATAAGGTAATGGTAAACAAGCAAGATCTTGCACGCTGCTGGGAAGCAGAAAATGCTGTGATTTCTGATACATTTTACCAAAAGTATGTCCTGGATTCTTCCAAATTATATTCGGAACAGACCTATACCACATTTGAAGGTGGAAATGGCTATGACATTGCGACTACTGATGGTGTGGATGAACTTGATGCTGCCACTAGCGACTCATCTGAACCTGATCTGCTTTGGCAATTCAATCAATCTAAACTTCCGACAATGTCAAGACTTAACAACTCGAATGCAAAGGTAGCAAAGACAACAAAGACCCCAGATCAAAG TAGCAGATCAACAATTCCGAGACTTGGGCTTTCACCTTCTCAGAAA
- the LOC122592117 gene encoding uncharacterized protein LOC122592117, with protein MFKTAQEAARKDIERTFGVLKRKWHIIDRPFRKQSLGTIRNLVYACVILHNTIIQDSGRAICPVHIGDPVVRPSSHRDALPEIQDEETHFRLRYDLTEHLAGLNLPYLQPNDDE; from the coding sequence ATGTTCAAAACGGCACAAGAGGCGGCTCGCAAAGATATTGAACGGACATTTGGTGTTCTCAAAAGAAAATGGCATATCATTGATCGACCGTTTCGAAAACAGTCACTAGGAACAATTAGGAACTTGGTGTATGCGTGTGTGATTCTGCACAACACGATCATTCAGGATAGTGGTCGTGCGATTTGCCCAGTTCATATAGGAGATCCAGTTGTCCGCCCAAGTAGTCATCGGGACGCCTTACCGGAGATACAGGACGAGGAGACACATTTCCGTCTCCGGTATGATCTGACAGAGCATCTGGCGGGTCTAAACTTACCATACCTCCAGCCCAACGATGATGAATAG
- the LOC122592118 gene encoding uncharacterized protein LOC122592118, whose translation MQKHIGSTTIIDEPLEWSDDSSLEVFANAIESEEAESSTARLRAKRKVVNRNRWTASERLHRDYFCEEPKYDDDFFDDRYRMPKRHFLKIVHDIESRYAYFQDSYDARLAKSSTPMQKCTSAIRKLATGNPPDEYDEYLEMAGRTSRECLQIFCDAIVDTYKTEYLRKPTTHDLHRLFEAHKERHHLPRMIGSLDCTHFVWKMCPMWRGQYKRGDHEYPIIMLEATASQDLWIWHAFFGPPGALNDINVLQQSPLFLPSVWALLLTFHSM comes from the coding sequence atgcaaaaacatatTGGTTCCACCACAATCATCGACGAACCGTTAGAATGGTCCGACGATAGTAGTTTAGAGGTGTTTGCGAACGCCATTGAGTCCGAAGAAGCCGAAAGTTCCACGGCGCGTTTACGGGCGAAACGTAAAGTCGTGAACCGTAACCGTTGGACTGCTTCAGAAAGGTTGCACCGCGACTACTTTTGTGAAGAACCGAAATACGACGATGATTTTTTTGACGATAGGTATCGTATGCCTAAAAGACATTTTCTAAAGATCGTGCATGATATTGAGTCGAGATACGCGTATTTTCAGGACTCGTATGATGCCCGGTTGGCCAAGAGTTCTACACCGATGCAGAAGTGCACATCTGCCATCCGGAAACTTGCAACCGGTAATCCTCCTGATGAGTACGATGAGTATTTAGAGATGGCCGGGAGAACATCACGTGAATGTCTTCAAATTTTTTGTGACGCTATCGTTGACACTTACAAGACCGAATATCTGCGTAAACCAACAACACATGATCTCCATCGTTTGTTTGAAGCACACAAAGAAAGGCATCACTTGCCTAGAATGATCGGTAGTCTAGATTGTACACATTTTGTTTGGAAGATGTGTCCAATGTGGAGGGGTCAATACAAAAGGGGTGATCATGAATACCCCATTATTATGTTGGAAGCAACGGCGTCTCAGGATTTATGGATATGGCACGCCTTTTTTGGTCCTCCGGGTGCTCTAAACGACATCAATGTGCTGCAACAATCTCCCTTGTTCCTCCCGAGCGTATGGGCACTGCTCCTTACGTTCCATTCAATGTAA